In Streptococcus sp. SN-1, a single genomic region encodes these proteins:
- a CDS encoding nucleoid-associated protein, with the protein MDIYIKKAIIHQFSPDDTELFLADKFLNITPKIEEYLRKKIERVYSDEAKTGIFEEENPFFNHITDDLLETSVTLANLWKEEFGISENLKTNDLIFVQFSKEGVEHFAFLRIALRETLTHLGGEVDNPIKLTQNNLPGFGTGADEALVVNLQSRKYHLIEKRIKYNGTFLNYFSENLLAVAPKISPKKSIKELEKTAHRIAETFNTDDFQFQSKVKSAIFNNLEESNELSPEKLANDLFDNNLTARLSFIDQVKEAVPEPVQFDEIDASRQLKKFENQKLSLSNGIELIVPNNVYQDAESVEFIQNDNGTYSILIKNIEDIQSK; encoded by the coding sequence ATGGACATTTATATTAAGAAAGCCATTATCCATCAGTTCAGTCCGGATGACACCGAGCTGTTCCTAGCGGATAAATTTCTCAATATTACTCCAAAAATCGAAGAATATCTGCGTAAAAAAATTGAACGTGTATATTCAGATGAAGCTAAGACTGGGATTTTCGAAGAAGAAAATCCCTTCTTCAATCACATCACAGACGATTTGTTGGAGACATCAGTAACGCTGGCTAATCTCTGGAAAGAGGAGTTCGGCATTTCAGAAAATCTCAAGACCAATGACTTGATTTTTGTGCAATTTTCTAAAGAAGGTGTAGAACATTTTGCTTTCTTACGAATTGCCCTGCGGGAGACCTTGACTCACCTCGGTGGAGAAGTTGATAATCCAATCAAGCTGACTCAGAATAACCTGCCTGGATTTGGAACGGGTGCTGACGAGGCCTTGGTGGTCAATCTTCAGAGCCGCAAGTACCATCTGATTGAAAAACGAATCAAGTACAATGGAACTTTCTTGAACTATTTTTCAGAAAATCTCCTTGCCGTAGCCCCTAAGATTTCTCCTAAGAAATCTATCAAAGAACTGGAAAAAACGGCCCATAGAATTGCTGAGACTTTTAACACAGATGATTTTCAATTTCAATCCAAGGTCAAATCAGCGATTTTCAACAACCTAGAAGAAAGCAATGAATTGTCACCTGAAAAATTGGCCAACGACCTTTTTGACAATAATCTGACGGCTCGTTTGAGCTTTATTGATCAAGTCAAGGAAGCTGTCCCAGAACCTGTTCAATTTGATGAAATTGATGCCAGTCGCCAGCTTAAAAAATTTGAAAACCAAAAACTCTCCTTGTCAAATGGAATTGAGCTCATCGTTCCCAATAACGTCTATCAAGACGCCGAGTCTGTTGAGTTTATTCAAAATGACAATGGAACCTACTCTATCTTAATCAAAAATATCGAGGATATCCAAAGTAAATAA
- the glyA gene encoding serine hydroxymethyltransferase, translated as MIFDKDDFKAYDADLWNAIAKEEERQQNNIELIASENVVSKAVMAAQGSILTNKYAEGYPGRRYYGGTDVVDVVETLAIERAKEIFGAKFANVQPHSGSQANCAAYMALIEPGDTVMGMDLAAGGHLTHGAPVSFSGQTYNFVSYSVDPETELLDFDAILKQAQEVKPKLIVAGASAYSQIIDFSKFREIADAVGAKLMVDMAHIAGLIAAGLHPSPVPYAHITTTTTHKTLRGPRGGLILTNDEELAKKINSAIFPGIQGGPLEHVVAAKAVSFKEVLDPAFKEYAANVIKNSKAMADVFLQDPDFRIISGGTENHLFLVDVTKVVENGKVAQNLLDEVNITLNKNSIPYESLSPFKTSGIRIGAAAITARGFGEEESRKVAELIIKTLKNAENEAVLEEVRSDVKALTDAFPLYED; from the coding sequence ATGATTTTTGACAAAGATGATTTTAAAGCATACGATGCTGATCTATGGAATGCTATTGCCAAAGAAGAGGAACGCCAACAAAACAATATCGAGTTGATTGCTTCGGAAAACGTAGTTTCTAAGGCTGTAATGGCAGCTCAAGGGTCTATCTTGACCAATAAATACGCCGAAGGATACCCAGGACGTCGTTATTATGGTGGAACTGATGTGGTAGACGTGGTAGAAACTCTAGCTATTGAACGTGCAAAAGAAATTTTTGGTGCCAAATTTGCCAATGTCCAACCCCACTCAGGAAGCCAAGCCAACTGTGCTGCCTATATGGCTTTGATTGAGCCTGGCGATACGGTTATGGGAATGGATTTAGCAGCTGGTGGACACTTGACTCACGGAGCTCCTGTCAGCTTCTCTGGTCAAACCTACAACTTTGTTTCTTATAGTGTGGATCCTGAGACCGAACTCTTGGACTTTGATGCTATTTTGAAACAAGCCCAAGAAGTAAAACCAAAACTGATTGTAGCAGGTGCTTCAGCCTATTCTCAAATTATCGACTTTTCAAAATTCCGTGAAATTGCTGATGCTGTTGGTGCTAAGCTCATGGTGGATATGGCCCATATCGCTGGTTTGATTGCGGCTGGTCTTCACCCAAGCCCAGTACCATACGCCCATATCACTACAACAACGACTCATAAAACCCTTCGTGGACCACGTGGTGGTTTGATTTTGACCAATGACGAAGAACTTGCTAAGAAAATCAATTCAGCTATTTTCCCTGGTATTCAGGGAGGTCCTTTGGAACATGTTGTGGCTGCGAAGGCTGTTTCCTTCAAAGAAGTTTTGGATCCAGCTTTCAAGGAATATGCTGCCAATGTTATCAAGAACAGCAAGGCTATGGCAGATGTCTTCTTGCAAGACCCTGATTTTCGTATCATTTCTGGAGGGACTGAAAACCATCTCTTCCTAGTGGATGTGACTAAAGTTGTAGAAAACGGAAAAGTTGCTCAAAACTTGCTGGATGAAGTCAATATTACCCTAAATAAAAACTCAATCCCTTACGAAAGCTTGTCACCATTCAAGACAAGTGGTATTCGTATCGGAGCAGCAGCCATTACTGCACGTGGATTTGGTGAAGAAGAAAGTCGCAAAGTGGCTGAACTTATCATTAAAACCCTTAAGAATGCAGAAAATGAAGCTGTCTTAGAAGAAGTGAGAAGCGATGTCAAAGCATTGACAGATGCCTTCCCATTATACGAGGACTAA
- the prmC gene encoding peptide chain release factor N(5)-glutamine methyltransferase has product MKLAQLFSDFEEELIRQGEEAESLSFVYRSLKNLSFTDFVFALQQEVTKEEEVFVKGIFQQLAAHKPAQYIIGHADFFEIRLKVDERVLIPRPETEELVELILAENPEENLKVLDIGTGSGAIALALAKNRPDWSVTAADISQEALNLASENAKNQKLNIFFKKSDCFAEISEKYDIIVSNPPYISREDESEVGLNVLHSEPHLALFADEDGLAIYRRIAEDARDYLKDGGKIYLEIGYKQGQSVPELFRKYLHEKRVRTLKDQFGQDRMVVVDDGQD; this is encoded by the coding sequence ATGAAATTAGCTCAATTATTTTCAGATTTTGAAGAAGAGTTGATAAGACAAGGAGAGGAAGCTGAAAGCCTCTCTTTTGTCTATCGTAGCCTGAAAAATCTCTCTTTTACAGATTTCGTTTTTGCCCTACAGCAAGAAGTAACAAAAGAGGAAGAAGTATTTGTAAAAGGAATTTTCCAACAGTTAGCAGCTCATAAACCGGCCCAGTACATCATCGGTCATGCAGATTTCTTTGAAATACGGTTAAAAGTTGATGAACGGGTTTTGATTCCTCGTCCAGAAACAGAAGAGTTGGTGGAGCTTATCCTGGCTGAAAATCCTGAAGAAAATCTTAAGGTCCTAGATATTGGAACAGGTAGTGGAGCTATTGCTCTCGCTCTAGCAAAAAATAGACCAGATTGGTCAGTGACAGCAGCAGATATTTCCCAAGAGGCTCTTAACCTTGCATCCGAGAATGCTAAAAATCAAAAACTTAATATATTTTTTAAAAAATCTGATTGTTTTGCAGAAATTTCTGAAAAATATGATATAATTGTATCCAATCCACCCTATATCTCTCGTGAAGATGAGTCAGAGGTAGGCTTGAATGTTTTGCATTCAGAGCCTCACCTAGCCCTCTTTGCAGACGAGGATGGCCTAGCTATTTATCGTAGAATTGCGGAAGATGCAAGAGACTATCTCAAAGATGGTGGTAAGATTTACCTTGAAATTGGATACAAGCAAGGTCAAAGTGTTCCTGAACTTTTTAGGAAATACCTTCATGAAAAACGAGTACGAACGCTCAAGGATCAGTTTGGTCAAGATAGGATGGTTGTAGTTGATGATGGACAGGATTAG
- a CDS encoding APC family permease: MNIFRTKNVSLDKTEMHRHLKLWDLILLGIGAMVGTGVFTITGTAAATLAGPALVISIVISALCVGLSALFFAEFASRVPATGGAYSYLYAILGEFPAWLAGWLTMMEFMTAISGVASGWAAYFKGLLFQYGIALPQALNGTFNPQAGTFIDLLPILVLVLVTSLVLLNAKAALRFNSILVILKFSALALFVLVGIWHIKLDNWSNFAPYGFGQIYGASTGIMAGASLMFFGFLGFESISMAVDEVKTPQKNIPRGIVLSLSIVTILYALVTLVLTGVVHYSHLNVDDAVAFALRSVGISWAANYVSLVAILTLITVCISMTYALSRMIYSLARDGLIPAAFKELTKTSKVPKNATILTGLASAVAAGMFPLASIAAFLNICTLAYLIMLAYGLIRLRKEKGMPKAGEFKTPLVPLLPILSIIICLSFMLQYNMETWIAFLVALLIGSIIYFTYGYKHSTIEE; the protein is encoded by the coding sequence ATGAATATATTTAGAACAAAGAATGTAAGTTTGGATAAAACGGAGATGCACAGACATTTGAAGTTATGGGATTTGATTTTGCTGGGTATCGGAGCCATGGTAGGGACAGGCGTCTTTACAATTACAGGTACTGCAGCTGCAACACTTGCTGGTCCAGCGCTAGTGATTTCAATCGTGATTTCTGCCTTGTGTGTGGGATTATCAGCCCTCTTTTTTGCAGAATTTGCTTCGCGAGTACCTGCTACAGGTGGTGCCTACAGTTATCTCTATGCTATTTTAGGAGAATTTCCAGCTTGGTTGGCTGGCTGGTTAACCATGATGGAATTCATGACAGCCATATCTGGTGTGGCTTCGGGTTGGGCAGCTTATTTTAAAGGCTTGCTCTTTCAATACGGGATAGCCCTTCCTCAGGCTTTAAATGGTACCTTTAATCCTCAGGCAGGAACATTTATTGATTTATTGCCTATTCTTGTCTTGGTCTTGGTGACCTCGCTTGTTTTACTTAATGCTAAGGCAGCCTTACGCTTTAATTCGATCCTAGTTATTTTGAAATTTTCCGCTTTAGCCCTCTTTGTTTTGGTAGGAATTTGGCATATCAAACTTGATAATTGGAGCAATTTTGCTCCTTATGGGTTTGGACAAATCTATGGAGCTAGTACTGGTATTATGGCTGGTGCGTCCTTGATGTTCTTCGGATTTTTAGGCTTCGAATCCATCTCTATGGCTGTAGATGAGGTCAAGACTCCTCAAAAAAATATTCCTAGAGGGATTGTTTTATCGCTTTCTATCGTAACCATTCTTTATGCCTTGGTGACGCTTGTCTTGACTGGTGTGGTTCACTATAGTCATCTAAATGTCGACGATGCCGTTGCCTTTGCCCTTCGTAGTGTTGGGATTAGTTGGGCAGCAAACTATGTGTCATTGGTGGCTATCTTGACCTTGATTACAGTTTGTATTTCGATGACCTATGCCCTATCGCGTATGATTTACAGTTTAGCGCGTGACGGATTGATACCTGCCGCCTTTAAAGAACTAACGAAGACTAGCAAGGTACCAAAGAATGCTACTATCTTGACCGGTCTAGCTTCAGCAGTAGCAGCAGGAATGTTCCCTCTTGCTAGTATCGCAGCCTTCTTAAATATTTGTACCTTGGCCTACTTGATTATGCTTGCTTACGGCTTGATTCGCTTACGGAAAGAAAAAGGAATGCCCAAAGCGGGCGAATTTAAAACACCATTGGTACCCTTATTACCGATTTTATCAATCATCATTTGTTTATCCTTTATGTTACAGTATAATATGGAAACTTGGATTGCTTTCCTAGTTGCTTTGTTGATAGGAAGTATCATTTACTTCACTTATGGTTATAAGCATTCTACCATAGAAGAATAA
- the prfA gene encoding peptide chain release factor 1 yields MNIYDQLQAVEDRYEELGELLSDPDVVSDTKRFMELSKEEASTRDTVTAYREYKQVLQNIVDAEEMIKESGGDADLEEMAKQELKDAKAEKEEYEEKLKILLLPKDPNDDKNIILEIRGAAGGDEAALFAGDLLTMYQKYAEAQGWRFEVMEASMNGVGGFKEVVAMVSGQSVYSKLKYESGAHRVQRVPVTESQGRVHTSTATVLVMPEVEEVEYDIDPKDLRVDIYHASGAGGQNVNKVATAVRIVHLPTNIKVEMQEERTQQKNREKAMKIIRARVADHFAQIAQDEQDAERKSTIGTGDRSERIRTYNFPQNRVTDHRIGLTLQKLDTILSGKLDEVVDALVLYDQTQKLEELNK; encoded by the coding sequence ATGAACATCTATGATCAACTACAAGCTGTAGAAGACCGTTATGAAGAATTAGGAGAATTGCTGAGTGACCCAGATGTGGTTTCGGACACCAAGCGTTTCATGGAGCTTTCAAAAGAGGAGGCTTCTACTCGTGACACAGTAACAGCCTACCGTGAGTATAAGCAAGTCCTCCAAAATATCGTCGATGCTGAAGAGATGATTAAGGAATCAGGTGGAGATGCTGACTTGGAAGAAATGGCCAAGCAAGAGCTCAAAGATGCCAAGGCTGAAAAAGAAGAATACGAAGAAAAACTAAAAATCTTGCTCCTTCCGAAAGATCCAAACGATGACAAGAACATCATCCTTGAAATCCGTGGAGCGGCTGGTGGTGACGAAGCGGCACTTTTCGCCGGAGACCTTCTAACTATGTACCAAAAGTATGCAGAAGCCCAAGGCTGGCGCTTTGAAGTCATGGAAGCTTCTATGAACGGTGTCGGTGGTTTCAAAGAAGTCGTTGCTATGGTTTCAGGTCAGTCTGTTTACTCTAAACTTAAGTATGAGTCAGGTGCCCACCGTGTGCAACGTGTTCCTGTGACAGAAAGCCAAGGTCGTGTCCATACATCAACTGCCACAGTTCTTGTCATGCCTGAAGTCGAAGAAGTAGAATACGATATTGATCCAAAAGACCTTCGTGTTGATATCTACCACGCATCAGGTGCTGGTGGACAGAACGTCAATAAGGTTGCGACAGCCGTTCGTATCGTTCACTTGCCAACCAATATCAAGGTTGAGATGCAGGAAGAACGTACTCAGCAGAAAAACCGTGAGAAGGCTATGAAAATCATACGTGCACGTGTGGCTGACCACTTTGCTCAGATTGCACAAGACGAACAAGACGCTGAGCGTAAGTCAACGATTGGTACTGGTGACCGTTCAGAACGGATTCGTACTTATAACTTCCCACAAAACCGTGTCACAGACCACCGTATCGGTTTAACCCTCCAAAAACTAGATACCATTTTGTCTGGTAAATTGGATGAAGTTGTGGATGCCTTGGTTCTTTATGACCAAACACAAAAATTAGAAGAATTAAACAAATAA
- a CDS encoding DUF1002 domain-containing protein, with product MRKKLFLTSAAVLWAVTAMNSVHAATDVQKVIDETYVQPEYVLGSSLSEDQKNQTLKKLGYNASTDTKELKTMTPDVYSKIMNVANDSSLQLYSSAKIQKLGDKSPLEVKIETPENITKVTQDMYRNAAVTLGVEHAKITVAAPIPVTGESALAGIYYSLEANGAKVPQANKDLAQEELKALSDINAENKDKSGYDANKLNVALADIKSGLAKAKESKGNLTEEDVRKIVEDTLKNYQLDQVITGNQINIIINFALNLSKSDILSNADFTKTLNDLKQSIVSQAGDSFKNINLNFDADKALEDGGNFLSSLWQAIANFFKSFGS from the coding sequence ATGAGAAAGAAACTCTTTCTGACCAGTGCTGCGGTCTTGTGGGCAGTAACAGCTATGAATAGTGTCCATGCAGCAACAGATGTTCAAAAAGTCATCGATGAAACCTATGTCCAACCTGAATATGTCCTAGGTTCATCCCTATCTGAAGACCAAAAAAATCAAACCCTTAAAAAACTGGGCTACAATGCCTCAACAGATACCAAAGAACTCAAGACTATGACACCTGATGTCTATTCTAAAATCATGAATGTGGCCAATGACTCTAGTTTACAGTTGTATTCATCAGCCAAGATTCAAAAACTAGGTGACAAGTCGCCACTTGAGGTCAAGATTGAAACACCAGAAAACATCACTAAGGTGACTCAGGATATGTACCGAAATGCAGCCGTAACTTTGGGTGTGGAACACGCCAAAATCACTGTAGCAGCACCTATTCCCGTTACAGGTGAGAGTGCTTTAGCAGGGATCTATTATTCGCTAGAAGCTAATGGAGCCAAGGTGCCACAAGCCAATAAAGACTTGGCTCAAGAAGAGTTGAAGGCTTTGTCAGATATCAATGCTGAAAACAAGGACAAGTCAGGCTATGATGCTAATAAATTAAACGTTGCCCTAGCCGATATTAAGTCAGGACTAGCCAAAGCTAAAGAAAGCAAGGGAAATCTTACAGAAGAAGATGTCCGTAAAATTGTTGAAGATACCTTGAAAAATTACCAACTTGATCAGGTTATAACAGGAAACCAAATCAATATCATCATCAATTTTGCTTTGAATCTCTCAAAGAGTGATATACTCAGCAATGCAGACTTCACTAAAACCCTAAATGACCTTAAACAAAGTATTGTTTCACAAGCTGGCGACAGTTTTAAAAATATCAACCTTAACTTTGATGCTGATAAGGCGCTAGAGGACGGCGGCAATTTCCTAAGCTCCCTCTGGCAAGCCATTGCCAACTTCTTCAAGAGTTTTGGTTCTTAA
- the pmp23 gene encoding cell wall hydrolase Pmp23: MFKRIRRVLVLAVFLFAGYKAYRVHQDVKQVMTYQPMVREILSEKDTPANEELVLAMIYTETKGKEGDVMQSSESASGSTNTINDNASSIRQGIQTLTDNLYLAQKKGVDVWTAVQAYNFGPAYIDFIAQNGKENTLALAKQYSRETVAPLLGNTTGKTYSYIHPISIFHGSELYVNGGNYYYSRQVQLNLYIIKCFTLFSTSG, from the coding sequence ATGTTTAAACGAATTCGAAGAGTGCTTGTACTAGCAGTCTTCCTTTTTGCTGGATATAAAGCTTACCGTGTTCACCAAGATGTCAAGCAAGTCATGACCTATCAACCCATGGTGCGAGAAATCTTGAGTGAAAAAGACACCCCAGCAAACGAAGAGCTTGTGCTCGCTATGATTTATACTGAAACAAAAGGAAAAGAAGGCGATGTTATGCAGTCTAGTGAGTCTGCAAGTGGTTCTACTAACACCATCAATGATAATGCCTCTAGCATTCGGCAAGGCATTCAAACACTGACAGACAATCTTTATCTGGCCCAGAAGAAGGGGGTAGATGTCTGGACGGCTGTTCAAGCCTATAATTTTGGACCTGCCTATATCGATTTTATTGCCCAAAATGGCAAGGAAAATACCTTGGCTCTAGCCAAACAGTACTCTCGTGAGACTGTTGCTCCCTTGCTTGGTAATACCACTGGAAAGACTTATAGTTATATTCACCCCATTTCCATTTTTCATGGATCCGAACTCTATGTAAATGGAGGAAACTATTATTATTCTAGACAGGTGCAACTCAACCTTTACATCATCAAATGTTTCACTCTCTTTTCGACATCTGGCTAG
- a CDS encoding GNAT family N-acetyltransferase, whose translation MLRDLQETDVKAICDINQEALGYSFSPEETASQLARLSQDSHHFLLGYEDKASHSLLGYVHAEVYESLYSKAGFNILALAVSPQEQGQGIGKSLLQGLDQEAKRRGYGFIRLNSADHRLGAHAFYEKVGYTCDKVQKRFIRIF comes from the coding sequence ATGCTAAGAGATTTACAAGAAACCGATGTGAAAGCTATATGTGACATCAACCAAGAGGCGTTGGGTTATTCTTTTAGTCCAGAGGAAACGGCTAGCCAACTAGCTAGACTATCTCAGGATTCCCATCATTTCCTACTTGGCTATGAGGATAAAGCTAGTCATTCCTTGCTTGGATATGTCCACGCTGAGGTCTATGAATCACTTTATTCTAAAGCAGGATTTAATATCTTAGCCTTAGCAGTTTCACCTCAAGAGCAAGGTCAAGGTATTGGTAAAAGCTTACTGCAAGGGTTGGATCAAGAAGCAAAAAGACGTGGTTATGGGTTTATCCGCTTAAACTCTGCCGATCATCGTCTGGGTGCTCATGCATTTTATGAAAAAGTTGGTTATACTTGTGATAAAGTGCAGAAACGGTTTATTCGCATCTTTTAG
- the adcAII gene encoding zinc-binding lipoprotein AdcAII: MKKQSLFLVLLSVFLLCLGACGQKESQTGKGMKIVTSFYPIYAMVKEVSGDLNDVRMIQSSSGIHSFEPSANDIAAIYDADVFVYHSHTLESWAGSLDPNLKKSKVKVLEASEGMTLDRVPGLEDVEAGDGVDEKTLYDPHTWLDPEKAGEEAQIIADKLSEVDSEHKETYQKNAQAFIKKAQELTKKFQPKFEKATQKTFVTQHTAFSYLAKRFGLNQLGIAGISPEQEPSPRQLTEIQEFVKTYKVKTIFTESNASSKVAETLVKSTGVGLKTLNPLEADPQNDKTYLENLEENMSVLAEELK; the protein is encoded by the coding sequence ATGAAAAAACAAAGTTTATTTTTAGTATTGTTAAGTGTCTTTCTTTTGTGTTTAGGTGCTTGTGGTCAAAAAGAAAGCCAGACAGGGAAAGGGATGAAAATTGTGACCAGTTTCTATCCTATCTACGCTATGGTTAAGGAAGTATCTGGTGACTTGAATGATGTTCGAATGATTCAGTCAAGTAGTGGGATTCACTCCTTTGAACCTTCAGCAAATGACATCGCGGCTATCTATGATGCAGATGTCTTTGTTTACCATTCTCATACGCTAGAATCTTGGGCAGGAAGTCTGGATCCAAATCTAAAAAAATCTAAAGTGAAGGTTTTAGAGGCTTCAGAGGGAATGACTTTAGACCGCGTCCCAGGGCTAGAAGATGTGGAAGCAGGGGATGGAGTTGATGAAAAAACGCTCTATGATCCTCATACTTGGCTCGATCCTGAAAAAGCTGGCGAAGAAGCTCAGATTATCGCTGATAAACTTTCAGAGGTGGATAGTGAGCATAAAGAAACTTACCAGAAAAATGCGCAAGCCTTTATCAAAAAAGCTCAAGAACTAACTAAGAAATTCCAGCCTAAATTTGAAAAAGCGACTCAGAAAACATTTGTAACACAACATACAGCCTTTTCTTATCTAGCGAAGAGATTTGGACTTAATCAACTTGGTATTGCAGGTATCTCTCCTGAACAAGAACCAAGTCCACGACAACTTACAGAAATTCAGGAATTTGTAAAAACCTATAAGGTTAAGACGATTTTTACAGAAAGTAATGCTTCTTCGAAAGTAGCTGAAACTCTTGTCAAATCAACAGGTGTGGGTCTTAAAACTCTGAATCCTTTAGAGGCAGACCCACAAAATGACAAGACCTATTTAGAAAATCTTGAAGAAAATATGAGTGTTCTAGCAGAAGAATTAAAGTGA
- a CDS encoding L-threonylcarbamoyladenylate synthase, with amino-acid sequence MMDRIRQELENGGAVVLPTETVYGLFAKALDEKAVDHVYQLKRRPRDKALNLNIASLEDILHFSKNQPTYLQKLVETFLPGPLTIILEANDRVPYWVNSGLATVGFRMPSHPITLDLIRETGPLIGPSANISGRASGVTFAQILEDFDQEALGLEDDAFLTGQDSTILDLSGDKVKILRQGAIKREDILAQLPEISFEEA; translated from the coding sequence ATGATGGACAGGATTAGACAAGAGTTGGAAAATGGTGGAGCTGTTGTTCTGCCTACAGAGACGGTTTACGGTCTCTTTGCCAAGGCTCTAGACGAAAAAGCAGTTGACCATGTTTACCAACTCAAACGTCGTCCAAGAGACAAGGCTCTTAACCTCAATATCGCCTCTCTAGAGGACATCTTGCACTTTTCTAAGAATCAGCCAACTTATCTACAAAAACTTGTAGAGACCTTTTTACCAGGTCCCTTGACCATTATACTCGAAGCCAATGACCGAGTTCCCTATTGGGTCAATTCTGGCCTTGCAACGGTGGGATTTCGGATGCCTAGTCATCCCATTACCCTTGATTTGATTCGAGAGACAGGTCCTCTGATTGGACCGTCTGCTAATATCTCAGGTCGGGCTAGTGGAGTGACCTTTGCTCAAATTCTAGAGGATTTTGACCAAGAGGCTTTGGGGCTAGAAGACGATGCTTTTCTAACTGGACAGGATTCAACTATTTTGGATTTGTCTGGAGACAAGGTGAAAATCTTACGCCAAGGGGCCATTAAGCGAGAGGATATTCTTGCTCAGTTGCCAGAGATTTCTTTTGAGGAGGCATGA